One genomic window of Mucilaginibacter sp. SJ includes the following:
- a CDS encoding LysR substrate-binding domain-containing protein, with product MISFAHRVFMEVAANLSFSKAAQVLFITQPAISKHVKALEDQYKVPLFERKGNSILLTEAGNKLNEYLQQATEIERKVEYDLSVLSNLSQAAGHLRLGASTTIALYILPSILSGFQREYANVDVQLVNRNSEYILNALLNHEVDIGIIEVDNKLTTVSYKPFMSDEVIPVCSAKSPLAGKSLTLKQFIKTPLAVRERGSGTLNAVLKALSALHIKPADLSVKIRLGGTEALKNFLLADQCLGFMPRPSIIRQLAEGDLVEVPIEGLKIKRDFFFIRRKGTEDYGLTNNFINYALQHIGQSSE from the coding sequence CCCATCGTGTATTTATGGAAGTTGCCGCTAACCTGAGTTTCAGCAAGGCTGCCCAGGTGCTGTTTATTACGCAGCCAGCCATCAGTAAACATGTTAAAGCGCTTGAAGATCAATATAAAGTGCCCCTGTTTGAGCGCAAGGGCAACAGTATCTTATTAACCGAAGCCGGAAATAAGCTAAATGAGTATTTACAGCAGGCAACAGAGATAGAGCGGAAGGTAGAGTATGACCTTTCGGTGTTAAGCAATCTTTCGCAGGCTGCCGGGCATTTGCGTTTGGGCGCAAGTACAACTATTGCCCTGTATATTTTACCTTCGATACTTTCTGGTTTTCAGCGCGAGTACGCTAATGTGGATGTGCAACTTGTAAACCGTAACAGCGAGTACATCCTGAATGCTTTGTTAAATCATGAGGTTGATATTGGTATAATTGAGGTTGATAATAAACTCACTACCGTATCATACAAGCCCTTTATGAGTGATGAGGTGATCCCGGTTTGCTCGGCTAAGAGTCCCCTGGCAGGCAAGTCATTAACATTAAAGCAGTTTATAAAAACACCTCTGGCCGTGCGTGAACGAGGTTCGGGCACGTTGAATGCCGTATTAAAAGCCTTGTCTGCTTTGCATATTAAACCGGCCGATCTGTCGGTAAAAATCCGCCTTGGTGGTACCGAGGCTTTGAAAAACTTCCTGCTTGCCGATCAATGTCTCGGCTTTATGCCTCGCCCATCAATTATCCGTCAATTGGCCGAAGGTGATTTGGTTGAAGTGCCTATTGAGGGTTTGAAAATTAAGCGTGATTTCTTTTTTATCCGCCGTAAGGGGACAGAAGATTATGGGCTCACAAACAACTTTATAAACTACGCGTTGCAGCATATCGGACAATCATCTGAATAA
- a CDS encoding type 1 glutamine amidotransferase domain-containing protein produces MASLNGRKVAILTEEGFEQVELTSPKQALEQAGATVHVISPKSGKIKAWDKINWGIEINVDKQLDEVSPDDYDALVLPGGVLNPDKLRQNKDAVAFASAFLDEGKPVAAICHGPQLLIETGMINGKRLTSYPSLQTDLKNAGADWVDEEVVVDNGLVTSRRPDDLEAFNRKAIEEIGEGVHHV; encoded by the coding sequence ATGGCAAGTTTAAATGGTCGTAAGGTGGCAATCCTTACCGAAGAAGGATTTGAGCAGGTTGAATTAACAAGCCCAAAACAAGCCCTTGAGCAGGCAGGTGCAACAGTACATGTGATATCGCCCAAAAGCGGAAAGATCAAAGCCTGGGATAAAATCAACTGGGGTATCGAAATCAATGTTGATAAACAGCTTGATGAAGTAAGCCCTGATGATTATGATGCGCTGGTTTTACCGGGCGGCGTACTTAACCCGGATAAGTTGAGGCAAAATAAAGATGCCGTTGCGTTTGCTTCTGCTTTTTTAGATGAAGGCAAACCGGTAGCAGCTATCTGTCATGGACCGCAATTGCTTATTGAAACAGGCATGATCAACGGCAAAAGGTTAACTTCGTATCCATCGTTACAAACAGACCTTAAAAACGCCGGCGCCGATTGGGTTGATGAAGAAGTGGTAGTTGATAACGGACTGGTGACCAGTCGCCGGCCGGATGATTTGGAAGCCTTTAACCGTAAAGCTATTGAAGAGATTGGCGAAGGCGTTCATCATGTGTAG
- the crtD gene encoding 1-hydroxycarotenoid 3,4-desaturase CrtD, with protein sequence MPSSKKALIIGAGIAGIATAIRLAVKGYQVEVYEANGYPGGKLSQFEQDGYRFDAGPSLFTMPQYVDELFKLAGKNPSDYFRYQKLDVVCRYFYEDGTRLTAYANAGKFSDEIQEKTGEPAAAVKHYLDNSSTVYNITNHVFLERSLHRLKTYLRRDTFKSILRFGKIDAFRTMHKANEAFFKDKRIVQFFDRYATYNGSNPYSAPATLNVIPHLEQHFGAYFPEGGMYNITSCLVALAESLGIKFHYNNPVAEIVLQGHTVRGIRTNDGVIEGDLVVSNMDIWFTYRKLLSSHPKLHPKKILNQERSSSALIFYWGIRDQFRELDLHNIFFSADYEAEFNHIWREKEIYHDPTVYLNISSKYKHDDSPEGCENWFAMINVPANTWQDWDALIAGARENVLNKLSRLLSKDIRKLIVTESVLDPRSIESRTSSYRGSLYGPNSNSRFAAFLRHANKSSKLKGLYFCGGSVHPGGGIPLCLLSAKIVSELVD encoded by the coding sequence ATGCCCTCCTCAAAAAAAGCATTAATTATTGGCGCCGGTATAGCGGGTATTGCGACAGCTATCCGCCTGGCGGTAAAAGGATATCAGGTTGAGGTTTATGAGGCTAATGGTTACCCCGGCGGTAAGTTGAGCCAGTTTGAGCAGGATGGTTACCGCTTTGATGCCGGGCCGAGCCTGTTTACCATGCCGCAATATGTCGACGAGCTTTTTAAGCTGGCCGGCAAAAATCCTTCTGATTATTTCAGGTATCAAAAGCTGGATGTTGTTTGCAGGTATTTTTATGAAGATGGTACGCGTTTAACCGCCTACGCCAACGCTGGCAAGTTCAGTGATGAGATACAGGAAAAGACAGGAGAACCTGCCGCAGCTGTAAAGCATTACCTTGATAACAGCAGTACGGTCTATAATATTACCAATCATGTTTTTTTAGAGCGCTCCCTGCACCGGCTCAAGACATACCTACGCCGGGATACATTTAAATCAATATTAAGGTTTGGTAAGATAGATGCCTTTCGCACTATGCACAAGGCCAATGAGGCCTTTTTTAAGGATAAGAGGATAGTGCAATTTTTCGATAGGTATGCAACCTACAACGGTTCAAACCCTTATAGCGCACCGGCCACGCTGAACGTAATACCGCATCTGGAGCAGCATTTCGGCGCTTATTTTCCGGAGGGGGGGATGTATAACATAACTTCTTGCTTAGTGGCGCTGGCCGAATCATTAGGTATAAAATTTCACTACAATAACCCGGTAGCAGAAATTGTATTGCAAGGTCACACAGTAAGGGGGATCAGGACGAATGATGGAGTAATTGAAGGGGATCTTGTGGTATCCAATATGGATATCTGGTTCACCTATCGCAAGCTGCTAAGCAGTCATCCCAAACTTCATCCTAAAAAAATATTAAACCAGGAACGAAGCAGCTCGGCCCTGATATTTTATTGGGGAATCCGGGATCAATTCAGGGAGCTTGACCTTCATAATATTTTTTTCAGTGCTGATTACGAGGCCGAGTTTAATCACATTTGGCGGGAAAAGGAGATTTATCATGACCCTACCGTTTACCTTAACATCAGCTCCAAATATAAACACGATGACTCACCTGAGGGCTGCGAAAATTGGTTTGCGATGATCAACGTACCTGCTAATACCTGGCAGGATTGGGATGCACTGATAGCCGGGGCGAGGGAAAATGTATTGAATAAGTTAAGCCGTTTGCTAAGTAAAGACATCCGCAAACTTATTGTTACCGAAAGCGTCCTTGATCCGCGAAGCATAGAAAGCCGCACCTCCTCGTACCGCGGCTCACTTTATGGTCCCAACTCCAACAGCCGGTTTGCAGCATTTTTACGGCATGCCAATAAATCGTCTAAACTAAAAGGTTTATATTTTTGCGGGGGAAGCGTACACCCGGGAGGAGGGATCCCGTTGTGTTTGCTGTCGGCAAAAATTGTGAGTGAGTTGGTTGATTAA
- a CDS encoding VCBS repeat-containing protein, protein MIKSLPKAFKLSTLLLLFFGAGCSKKSSGPTLFKLLDASQTGINFKNTITESDSINILNHPYLYNGAGVGIGDFNHDGLPDVYFAGNMVANKLYINKGSLAFKDVTDAAGVAGNGDWYAGVSVVDINNDGWPDIYVCSSFKSDPNHRKNLLFINQATNKDGVPTFKESAAAYGLQDTGYSTQAVFFDYDHDGDLDMYLLTNFLGKETPVAYRPKLTDGSAQNNDRLYRNNGNGTFTNVTKEAGILIEGFGNSVSICDVNNDGWPDVYVGNDFISNDVLWVNNKNGTFSNRAGEYFKHTGWSVMGSDMVDINNDGKADLISLEMLPEENVRKKTMLVGDNYITYINNNKFKYEHQYIRNVLQLNQGQTPAGHPQYSEIAYQAGVYQTDWSWTPLVADFDNDGYRDMMITNGYPRDVTDLDHALYSNDQGRTVKENTTLAAADSFPVVKTPSYAFRNAGGYLFKDQSKDWGIVKPTFSTGGIYADLDNDGDLDLVINNIDDNAFVYENTANSKTQVAKDHNYLTVALQGDNKNIGGIGATLRIYYKGNQQFYDQQPCRGYMSTDDARGHFGIGATTSVDSLRVRWPDGKTQLLTNVKANQTLTLQYKNASGYFPPEASGKTIPVFQEADNQTGIKYVHQEKDAIDYNIQPTLPHKLSQYGPAIAVGDVDGNGYDDLFIGGSAGNKGVFFMQDAGGHFAMDNNRFVLEDFKEEEDMGALLFDANGDGFPDLYIASGSYEFQKGHTTAQDRLYINDKKGHFTRDLAAVPVEYDNGSCVRAADFDGDGDLDLFVGSRSVSGAYPSSPVSHLLRNDGGKFTDVTSQFCPDLIHSGMITDALWSDFDKDGKADLVVVGEWMPVTFYKNTGRGFSKIKSGIDDHVGWWNSIVAGDFNNDGNIDYVAGNLGQNSNYKASFEQPMTIMGKDLDGNGSFDAMIFCFMKDEDGSQKPFPMHTRDDLISQLISIRKKYPSYRGFGHATMNDLWSEKDKAGAVVLKATDMNTSLITGKGTGTFSISALPQDAQMAPVYGMIAKDVDHDGNLDLIMVGNDFGMEPFTGRHDAFMGLYMKGNGKGSFAPLSVVNSGVYVAGDGKGLASIQSAKGGEVLVATQNQDSIKVFRKAGANSARRYIKLKADDFYVDIILKNGGKKHIEFYYGSTYLSQSSRILELDANTADITITSYNGRKRKGI, encoded by the coding sequence ATGATAAAAAGTTTACCCAAGGCGTTTAAACTATCTACCTTATTGTTACTTTTTTTTGGTGCCGGATGTTCAAAAAAATCATCGGGCCCAACGCTCTTTAAGCTGCTTGATGCTTCACAAACCGGTATTAATTTTAAGAATACCATTACCGAAAGTGACAGCATCAACATCCTTAACCATCCCTACCTGTATAATGGCGCCGGTGTTGGTATCGGCGATTTTAACCACGACGGCCTGCCCGACGTTTACTTTGCCGGTAACATGGTTGCCAATAAATTATATATCAACAAAGGCTCACTTGCGTTTAAAGATGTTACCGATGCCGCGGGCGTAGCCGGTAATGGCGACTGGTATGCAGGTGTATCAGTAGTTGATATCAATAACGATGGCTGGCCGGACATATACGTCTGCTCATCATTTAAAAGCGATCCCAACCATCGCAAAAACCTGCTTTTCATTAACCAGGCAACCAATAAAGATGGCGTGCCAACCTTCAAAGAATCGGCAGCAGCCTATGGCCTGCAGGACACCGGCTACAGTACCCAAGCCGTATTTTTCGACTACGATCATGACGGCGACCTTGACATGTACCTGCTCACCAACTTTTTAGGCAAAGAAACGCCGGTGGCCTATCGCCCAAAATTAACCGATGGCAGCGCACAGAATAACGACCGCCTTTACCGTAACAACGGAAATGGTACCTTCACCAATGTAACCAAAGAAGCCGGGATACTAATAGAAGGCTTTGGCAATTCGGTTTCCATATGCGATGTGAACAACGATGGCTGGCCGGATGTTTATGTAGGTAACGACTTTATATCGAACGATGTATTGTGGGTGAACAATAAAAACGGCACATTCAGCAACCGCGCGGGCGAATATTTTAAACACACGGGCTGGTCGGTAATGGGATCGGATATGGTTGATATCAACAATGATGGCAAGGCCGACCTGATATCATTAGAGATGCTGCCCGAAGAAAATGTGCGTAAAAAAACCATGCTTGTAGGCGATAATTATATCACCTATATCAACAATAACAAATTTAAATACGAGCACCAGTACATCCGCAATGTGCTGCAGCTTAATCAGGGGCAAACACCCGCCGGTCATCCGCAATACAGCGAAATAGCTTACCAGGCCGGTGTTTATCAAACCGACTGGAGCTGGACACCCCTTGTGGCCGATTTTGATAACGACGGTTATCGTGATATGATGATCACCAACGGTTATCCCCGCGACGTTACAGACCTTGATCATGCTCTGTACAGCAATGATCAGGGGCGTACCGTTAAAGAGAACACTACTTTGGCCGCGGCCGATTCATTTCCGGTTGTAAAAACACCGAGTTATGCTTTCAGGAATGCAGGCGGGTATTTGTTTAAAGATCAGTCGAAAGATTGGGGAATTGTGAAACCTACCTTTTCAACCGGCGGCATTTATGCCGATCTGGATAATGACGGCGATCTTGACCTCGTGATCAATAATATTGATGACAATGCTTTTGTTTATGAAAACACAGCTAACAGCAAAACGCAGGTTGCCAAAGATCACAACTACCTGACCGTTGCACTACAAGGTGACAACAAAAATATTGGCGGTATTGGTGCTACTTTACGTATTTATTACAAAGGCAATCAGCAGTTTTATGACCAGCAGCCTTGTCGCGGTTATATGAGTACGGATGATGCCCGCGGGCATTTTGGCATAGGGGCCACTACATCTGTCGATTCATTGCGGGTACGCTGGCCCGATGGTAAAACCCAGTTGCTTACCAATGTTAAGGCAAACCAAACGCTTACATTACAATATAAAAACGCGTCGGGCTATTTTCCGCCAGAGGCATCCGGCAAAACCATCCCGGTGTTTCAGGAGGCTGATAACCAAACAGGCATAAAATACGTGCATCAGGAAAAAGACGCTATCGATTATAATATACAGCCTACCCTGCCGCACAAGCTAAGCCAGTATGGGCCTGCTATTGCCGTTGGCGATGTGGATGGCAATGGCTATGACGACCTTTTTATAGGAGGCTCCGCAGGTAACAAAGGGGTATTTTTTATGCAGGATGCAGGCGGTCATTTCGCTATGGATAACAACCGTTTTGTGCTCGAAGATTTTAAAGAAGAGGAAGACATGGGCGCATTACTGTTTGATGCCAATGGCGATGGTTTCCCCGATCTGTATATCGCAAGTGGGAGTTACGAATTTCAGAAAGGGCACACCACCGCTCAGGACAGGCTTTACATCAACGATAAAAAAGGCCATTTCACCCGCGACCTTGCCGCGGTGCCCGTGGAATATGATAACGGTTCATGTGTACGTGCTGCTGATTTTGATGGCGATGGCGATCTGGATCTTTTTGTAGGTTCAAGATCAGTCTCAGGAGCTTACCCTTCATCACCTGTTAGCCATTTACTCAGGAACGACGGCGGTAAATTTACGGATGTTACCAGCCAGTTTTGCCCCGACCTGATACATAGCGGCATGATCACCGACGCGCTTTGGTCGGATTTTGACAAGGATGGCAAGGCGGACCTGGTAGTGGTTGGTGAATGGATGCCAGTTACTTTTTATAAAAACACCGGCCGTGGTTTCAGCAAGATCAAATCGGGCATTGATGATCATGTAGGCTGGTGGAATAGCATAGTTGCAGGTGACTTTAACAACGACGGCAACATTGATTACGTAGCCGGCAACCTGGGCCAAAACTCAAACTACAAAGCATCATTTGAACAACCCATGACCATCATGGGTAAAGACCTGGATGGTAACGGCTCCTTCGATGCCATGATATTTTGCTTTATGAAGGATGAGGACGGCTCACAGAAACCCTTCCCCATGCATACCCGCGATGACCTCATCAGTCAGCTGATCTCCATCCGCAAAAAATATCCAAGCTATCGCGGCTTTGGTCATGCGACAATGAATGACCTTTGGAGCGAAAAAGACAAAGCAGGTGCTGTGGTACTTAAAGCTACAGATATGAACACCAGCCTTATCACCGGTAAAGGCACTGGTACTTTTAGTATCAGTGCACTACCGCAAGATGCACAAATGGCCCCGGTGTACGGCATGATTGCAAAAGATGTTGACCACGATGGCAATCTCGACCTGATAATGGTTGGCAACGATTTTGGTATGGAACCTTTTACCGGGAGGCATGACGCTTTTATGGGTTTATATATGAAAGGCAATGGAAAAGGCAGCTTTGCTCCGCTATCAGTAGTCAATAGTGGTGTTTATGTCGCGGGCGATGGTAAAGGGCTGGCAAGTATACAATCGGCTAAAGGAGGCGAGGTTTTAGTAGCTACCCAAAATCAGGATAGCATTAAAGTATTCCGGAAAGCGGGCGCTAATTCTGCCAGGCGATATATTAAATTAAAGGCCGATGATTTTTATGTTGATATTATACTTAAGAACGGAGGCAAAAAGCATATCGAATTTTATTATGGATCAACATATTTATCGCAATCGTCAAGGATATTGGAATTAGATGCTAATACAGCAGATATAACTATAACAAGTTATAACGGGAGGAAAAGGAAAGGGATCTGA
- a CDS encoding vanadium-dependent haloperoxidase, with protein MMKRLYFALIVIITCSSCGKKSWEKPAENPDFIHRSIKDVTDVVRHDIYSPPVASRIYAYISVAAYEAARNGDNHYQSLEGQLNGLDSVPKPIAGKKYCFTLSASHAILTVGKILVMSEGRIEGFHDKLMQEFKDTGMPDSVYDNSIAYGKLIADRIIKWAGKDNYKHTRSLSKYDVQTDDASWKPTPPAYMKGIEPHWNEIRPFLLDSAQQFKPAHPFTFSNIPGSNFYKLAMEVYDTGKHLTDDEATIATFWDDNPFKVNINGHTMFATKKISPGGHWINITALACRKAKAGYVKSAEAYACIAVVIADSFINCWDEKYRSKVIRPETYINQYIDQSWMPLLQTPPFPEYTSGHSVVSTASAAVLSKLFGDEFSFIDSTEMEFAIPARNFKSFKAAAEEAAISRFYGGIHYMPSITNGVDEGDRIGQFALTKLHTKK; from the coding sequence ATGATGAAGAGACTATATTTTGCACTTATCGTTATTATAACCTGCTCATCATGCGGTAAAAAGAGCTGGGAAAAACCGGCCGAAAATCCGGATTTTATCCATCGGTCTATCAAGGATGTTACTGATGTGGTAAGGCACGATATTTATTCGCCGCCGGTTGCCAGTCGTATTTATGCCTATATCAGTGTGGCTGCATACGAGGCTGCGCGAAATGGCGATAATCATTACCAATCACTTGAAGGGCAACTGAACGGGCTCGACTCGGTGCCTAAGCCTATAGCCGGTAAAAAATACTGCTTTACGTTATCCGCATCACATGCTATTTTAACCGTTGGTAAAATACTGGTGATGAGTGAGGGCAGGATAGAGGGTTTTCATGACAAACTGATGCAGGAGTTTAAAGATACCGGCATGCCCGATAGTGTGTATGATAACTCAATAGCATACGGCAAGCTTATTGCCGACAGGATCATTAAATGGGCGGGTAAGGATAACTATAAACATACCCGCTCATTATCAAAATATGATGTGCAAACAGATGATGCAAGCTGGAAGCCTACCCCGCCGGCCTACATGAAAGGTATTGAACCGCACTGGAACGAGATCCGCCCATTTTTACTTGATTCGGCGCAGCAATTTAAACCAGCCCATCCCTTTACCTTCAGCAACATCCCCGGCAGTAATTTCTATAAACTGGCTATGGAAGTATATGATACCGGCAAGCACCTCACCGATGATGAGGCTACCATTGCTACTTTTTGGGATGATAACCCTTTTAAGGTGAATATCAACGGGCACACCATGTTTGCCACAAAAAAGATCTCGCCGGGAGGGCATTGGATCAATATCACAGCGCTGGCTTGTCGTAAGGCTAAGGCCGGTTACGTGAAAAGCGCTGAAGCTTATGCCTGTATAGCTGTAGTTATTGCAGATAGTTTTATAAACTGCTGGGACGAAAAATACCGGAGCAAGGTGATCAGGCCCGAAACCTACATTAACCAGTATATTGATCAAAGCTGGATGCCATTGCTGCAAACGCCGCCTTTCCCCGAATATACCAGCGGGCACAGTGTGGTGTCTACAGCATCAGCAGCCGTGTTAAGCAAATTATTTGGCGATGAATTCTCATTCATTGACTCAACAGAAATGGAGTTTGCTATCCCCGCGCGAAACTTCAAATCCTTTAAAGCCGCGGCCGAAGAGGCCGCCATCAGCAGGTTTTATGGCGGCATCCATTATATGCCATCTATAACTAATGGCGTAGATGAGGGCGATAGGATAGGGCAATTTGCATTAACTAAATTGCATACTAAGAAATAG
- a CDS encoding GntR family transcriptional regulator: MKLAIDHKSPIPLHIQAEQLLRELIKDPAYQAGKLLPNEVELAKKLAISRTTLRQAINKLVYEELLIRKKGFGTKVANSRISSKSMNWLSFSQEMKARGITVKNYELHVSWVFPDESTASFFDIGTEKKIVKMERLRGSSDNPFVYFISYFHPRIGLTGEEDFKRPLYEMLEDEYSTIANLSKEEISALEANKFIAGKLEIETGSPVLFRKRFVYDQGERPMEYNLGYYKAESFVYTVESRRT; encoded by the coding sequence ATGAAATTAGCTATCGACCACAAAAGCCCTATCCCCCTGCATATACAGGCCGAACAACTGCTTCGCGAGCTGATCAAAGACCCTGCTTACCAGGCAGGTAAATTATTACCAAATGAGGTTGAACTGGCCAAAAAGCTGGCCATATCCCGCACAACGCTGCGCCAGGCTATCAATAAACTGGTTTATGAGGAATTGCTGATCCGTAAAAAAGGCTTTGGTACCAAGGTTGCCAACTCAAGGATCAGTTCAAAATCAATGAACTGGCTCAGCTTTTCGCAGGAAATGAAAGCGAGAGGTATTACCGTAAAAAATTATGAGCTGCATGTAAGCTGGGTATTTCCTGATGAAAGTACAGCCAGCTTTTTCGATATCGGAACGGAGAAAAAAATTGTAAAAATGGAGCGGTTGCGGGGCAGCAGCGACAACCCTTTTGTTTATTTCATATCTTATTTTCACCCGCGGATAGGCCTTACCGGCGAAGAAGATTTTAAACGCCCGCTTTATGAAATGCTTGAGGACGAATATTCTACGATAGCAAACTTGTCAAAAGAAGAAATCAGTGCACTGGAAGCTAATAAGTTCATTGCCGGCAAGCTTGAAATTGAAACCGGCAGCCCCGTATTATTCAGAAAAAGATTTGTTTACGATCAGGGCGAGCGCCCCATGGAATACAACCTTGGCTATTACAAAGCCGAAAGCTTTGTATATACTGTTGAAAGCCGCAGGACCTGA
- a CDS encoding formylglycine-generating enzyme family protein, giving the protein MKIKLIHIPRIALAIVPALLLLPLVFEGCHTVDHNKTDSTSSRPIATSAAGFKIKAAISCTKNGMIKEDSILYMHQGGEAFKPTVVNVVNTASGKTNAADMAWIPGGTFSMGGINPTGITDGGMEAMDDARPIHRVFVDGFYMDKTEVTNDQFAKFVKATGYITVAEQKPTEAEFPGVPAEKLVAGSVVFTPPHQKVQLDDISQWWSYQNGADWKHPLGPGSDLTGKENYPVVQVAWEDAAAYAKWVGKRLPTEAEWEFAARGGKAGELYPWGNQLKQDGHWMANTFQGSFPDHDNAEDGETGLGPVKKYPANAYGLYDMAGNAWEWCADWYRNDYYNSFDPNTVARNPKGPSDSSDPQESGQKKKVQRGGSFLCTDQYCTRYMVGSRGKGEYRSATNHVGFRCVKDIKHGNNTTQVIQKAL; this is encoded by the coding sequence GTGAAAATTAAGCTTATCCATATTCCCCGAATTGCATTAGCGATTGTGCCTGCCCTTTTGCTATTACCTCTTGTTTTTGAGGGGTGTCATACCGTTGATCATAACAAAACTGACAGCACAAGCTCAAGGCCTATCGCTACCTCAGCAGCCGGTTTTAAAATTAAGGCGGCTATCTCCTGTACAAAAAATGGCATGATCAAAGAAGATAGTATTTTATATATGCACCAGGGAGGTGAGGCATTTAAACCTACCGTAGTTAACGTGGTTAACACAGCATCGGGCAAAACCAATGCTGCAGATATGGCCTGGATTCCCGGGGGAACTTTTAGCATGGGTGGGATTAATCCAACCGGCATAACTGATGGCGGGATGGAAGCTATGGATGATGCCAGACCGATTCATCGGGTATTTGTCGATGGTTTTTACATGGATAAAACCGAGGTAACCAATGACCAGTTTGCCAAATTTGTAAAAGCTACCGGTTACATAACCGTTGCCGAACAAAAACCAACCGAGGCGGAATTTCCGGGTGTACCGGCCGAAAAACTGGTTGCCGGATCGGTTGTTTTTACGCCTCCGCATCAAAAAGTGCAATTAGATGATATTTCGCAATGGTGGTCGTACCAAAACGGGGCCGACTGGAAGCACCCGCTTGGGCCGGGTTCCGACTTGACAGGGAAAGAAAATTACCCGGTGGTACAGGTAGCCTGGGAGGATGCCGCCGCTTATGCAAAATGGGTCGGAAAACGCCTGCCCACAGAGGCCGAATGGGAGTTTGCCGCGAGAGGAGGTAAAGCCGGTGAGCTATACCCCTGGGGTAATCAATTAAAACAGGATGGGCATTGGATGGCCAATACATTCCAGGGATCTTTTCCTGATCATGATAATGCCGAAGATGGTGAAACCGGCTTGGGGCCGGTAAAAAAATACCCGGCGAACGCTTACGGTTTGTATGATATGGCCGGCAATGCCTGGGAGTGGTGTGCCGATTGGTACCGCAATGACTATTATAATAGTTTTGATCCTAATACAGTTGCGCGCAATCCTAAAGGGCCTTCTGATTCTTCAGATCCGCAGGAGTCGGGACAGAAAAAAAAGGTTCAAAGAGGCGGCTCATTTTTATGTACCGATCAGTACTGTACGAGGTATATGGTTGGTTCAAGAGGCAAGGGCGAATATCGCTCGGCAACAAACCACGTCGGGTTTCGGTGCGTAAAGGATATTAAGCATGGTAATAACACAACACAGGTTATCCAAAAAGCACTTTAA
- a CDS encoding S66 peptidase family protein: MNRKRFISSLITAGAVLSTSKAWATPSEKKHGSAHHKTPPYLQTGDTIGIISPSGYISLAEIMPAVQLIQSWGFKVQIGDNTGKKDFIYGGTDEERAADLQQMLDTPEIKAIMCARGGYGLVRIIDRLNFRQFKKNPKWIIGFSDITALHCHINRNFGIATLHSKMCNSFPDDWAKADAMQISTIQSIRQALMGESMDYLSPAVAQNRQGTAEAILVGGNLSLITTLSGTPSDLDTDGKILFVEDTHEYLYNIDRMFWNLKQTGKLSRLAGLIIGGFQLKPDIEGEEFGHTIYDIVTEKVKDYSYPLCFDFPVGHQKNNFALKCGVRHILEVGTEGSVLKSV, from the coding sequence ATGAACCGAAAACGCTTCATATCTTCCTTAATCACTGCCGGTGCCGTATTATCTACGTCAAAAGCGTGGGCCACTCCATCGGAAAAGAAGCATGGTAGTGCGCATCATAAAACCCCGCCCTATTTACAAACAGGAGATACCATCGGCATCATAAGTCCGTCGGGGTATATCAGCCTGGCCGAAATCATGCCTGCTGTACAACTCATACAAAGCTGGGGCTTTAAAGTACAGATCGGCGATAACACAGGCAAAAAGGATTTTATATACGGAGGGACAGATGAAGAACGTGCGGCAGACCTGCAGCAGATGCTGGATACCCCGGAGATTAAAGCCATTATGTGCGCAAGGGGCGGCTACGGACTGGTGAGGATCATTGACCGGCTCAATTTCAGACAGTTTAAGAAGAACCCTAAATGGATCATCGGCTTCAGCGACATTACCGCGCTACATTGTCATATTAACCGGAATTTTGGTATTGCTACCCTGCATTCAAAAATGTGTAACAGTTTCCCGGATGATTGGGCCAAAGCCGATGCTATGCAGATTTCTACCATTCAATCCATCAGGCAGGCGCTTATGGGCGAAAGTATGGATTATTTGTCGCCCGCTGTTGCACAAAACCGGCAGGGCACAGCCGAAGCTATTTTGGTAGGCGGTAACCTGAGTTTGATTACAACGCTTTCGGGCACTCCGTCAGATCTGGATACAGATGGTAAAATATTATTTGTAGAAGACACCCATGAATACCTCTACAATATCGACCGGATGTTCTGGAACCTGAAACAAACTGGTAAACTTTCGCGCCTGGCTGGGTTGATCATCGGCGGCTTTCAACTAAAACCGGATATTGAAGGTGAAGAATTTGGCCACACTATTTATGATATTGTTACCGAAAAAGTAAAAGATTATAGTTATCCTCTTTGCTTTGATTTTCCGGTAGGGCATCAGAAAAACAACTTCGCTCTTAAATGCGGGGTAAGGCACATACTTGAGGTTGGGACGGAAGGAAGTGTGCTTAAATCTGTTTAA